In Danio aesculapii chromosome 8, fDanAes4.1, whole genome shotgun sequence, the genomic stretch TTCAGATGTTATGCCGCTTTTATCTGCTACATTGTTTTATGCATGCTGCTGGGTTATTATTCAAAGTTTGAAGAGAAGGGATTTGACCGTACGTGACACACACAACTGTTGAACTTTTTCAGGGGTGGAACTGAAACTATTGTTTTTTCGTAAAAACATCAGACACATACCGATGATTTAGCAAAATCATAAGGGAAGCTGGTTAAACAGTTTCGCAATTAACAATTCCTGTTTTCATTAACAGCTTCTTAAGAGTCATTCAAGGCAGGGTTAAAAAGACCATACGGCACTGTTGAACGGCCACAAAAAAGGGAAGCGAGCGAGGTAAGTGGTGCTAAAATggtgcaattttattttatttaagtggtgcaaaaaatatttataaaatatgaccGTACGTTtgaatctttatttatttgcatgattAAAACTCTTGCTTAAAAACCCGCTCCAGCATTTGTTTGGAGTTGTTTTGTATGATGTTTAACCTGgcatttttactgtgttttactCACAGGTATTTCTGAATTTTGTGTACAAGTCCTGACACATTCAGAACCAAAGATATCCATAACACAGAATCAGCCATGAATCTGAATTTGCTGTGGATTTTGCTACTTGGGATTTATGTGCAGCAATCAGGTTGGATTTGTTATGCATAAACATTAAATCATAACTAACATTTTGCACCAAATTATAATGTTTCTGTACAGGAAATCAGAAAATACTGATTGATCATTGAAACAACTGAATaatactattttaattttataaatatcaataaatccaAATGAAACAATTGTTCAGTGATTTGGTGTCTTTCTGTAGCTTCACAGATGGTGCAGTGCTTTTCAGCATTTTCCATATCCACCGGGAAGTGTGCTGATCTTTTAGGTGAGGTTGAAAAAGATTTTTGTTGCGTAAACCCCAGCTATGGCTTCACTGGAGCAGACGGAGTTTGTAAGAGCTGTGGGTAAGTTTCATTGATGTTATACAAGAAATTCAAAACCTATGTCGTAATACATGATTGAGCTTCTATGTTGATTAATCAAGTGAAGAAAATCCAGAGCATGATTTTAAAGCAAGAGAACAATTTTGAAAGTGTCATTTACATCAATAAACATATACTGAAgtcatcataaattaaaactcATTCTGTCAGTTTTGTAGATCTTGTTGTGAAGTATATTTCCATGTACATATGCCCACGTTTTTAAAATCTAGTCTGTTGCTACATCATTTCATTGCAGCTTTGGAATAATCAAATGGTAATAGTATTTTTCTTGCATTTCTTTTTATTGGAGCCTTTAACCAATCACCATCTCAGCTTTAAGATAAAACTTCTTAAAggaatatactatatataatagcCCAAAATTCATAATTAGGCAGCTGTAAAGAAATCCATGCAAGCTCAGTCCACAAATAATAGTCTTCTGTAgtaaaagaaacatttttcagaaaaaaagtatatatactttttaattaaaattgcTCACCTTGGTCCAGtgatgtattttcattaactggTTAGCTGTTTTCTTGTttgaaatacactcactggccactttattaggtacaccttactagtaccgggttggaccccctctgccttcagaactgccttaatccttcttgacataaattcaacaaggtacttgaaATATTGCTCAGCGATTTTgttccacattgacatgatagcatcacacagttgctgcagatttgttggctgcacatccatgatgcgaatctcctgttccaccacatgccaaaggtgctctatcggattgaaatctggtgactgtggaggccgtttaaGTACAGTGAATATCcaccacatcattacaccaccactaccagcctaaACCatcgatacaaggcaggatggatccatgctttcatgttgttgatgccaaattctgactctaccatctaaatgtcgcagcagaaattgagagttttggtgagcctgtgcaaattgtagtctcagtacccggtgtggtcttctgctgctgttgcccatccgcctcaaggttcgacatgttgtgtgttcagagatgctcttctgcatacctcggttgtaacgagtggttatttgttatttgagttactgttgcttttctatcagctggaaccagtctggccattcccctctgacctctggcatcaacaaggcatttgtgcccacagaactgccactcactggatattttcttttttttggaccattctctgtaaaccctagagatggttgtgcgtgaaaatcccagtagatcagcatggTAGTCAATGGTAACAGACTTCCAgttttcttcacaatatcttcttttgtgttcaacagatgaaagaaagtcaaacaggtgtGGAACAAGTGAATGTTGAGTTCGCcgtttagggtgaactatctttttaaaccACTTGTGTCAAACTTTCAGGATAGGTGACTGTACTTTTTTGTAGTTTCAAAAATTCAGACACTATTGACTGCCATTATAAAACTGAGAAGAGCTTGAAGATTATTTACTATAACCCCTTATAGAAAAAAGGCTAAATGCCTAGGATGGGAAAACCGCTTTCATTAATTAGACTTAAATATACCTCTTCAAGTCACTGAAATAATTGAACAGAGACGAATTAGATCAAATGATGGATAAACCTTTTAGTGAAATCTTATATGTTGACTTGCAGGCGGGCGGCATGGAGCGAATGGTCAAGCTGGAGCGAGTGCTCAGTGAGTTGTACTGAGGGAGTTACTCAAAGGCGACGGTTTTGTTATGGAATCGGTAACTGTTTAGACCCTGAGGATTGGGGAACTATTCAAACTAAACCATGTGTGAAAAAAGACTGCTGCCCAGGTAAGAAGAACATTCAGGGATTACATTTAGACATAAAGGTTTCTGTGGTCTTTCTCATGGCTCCAAATATGTTTGTCCAGAGGATGGTGGCTGGTCTAAGTGGGGGAACTGGCAGCCATGTTCAGTTACGTGtcaaaaaggacaaaaaaaaaggcaaagaGTCTGTTCTAACCCGGCTCCAAAATGTGGAGGCTCCTGTTCTGGCGAAGCGCAAGAAATTGACTCTTGTTCCGTTGACACAATCTGTCCAAGTAAGTAAGTGTaagttttctttatttctttatttttgaagATGCTGGAAATGAAAAGCGTGCTCTCGTTTGATGTCCAGCTCATGGAGCGTGGTCCAATTGGGGAAATTGGGGTCCCTGCCCAGTTACTTGTATCGAGGAAGGACGTAGAACCCAAAAAGAAATTCGTACAAGGACGTGCACCAATCCCTCTCCGTCCACCGTTCCACCTGGCAGATTTTGCGAGGGTTCCGAAAAAGACACCCGCCCTTGCAGTGGACTGCCTTTTTGCCCAGGTAACATGCTTTGTGTTCTAATACAACGCCACCCAAAAATGACAAGAGAATTTTAGAAACCCAAGCTTTATGTATCTTCTCCACAGTCGATGGAAGCTGGGGCTCCTGGTCAGGTTCCTCACCCTGCTCTGTGACTTGTGGAGTGGGCCGACAGATGCAGTCACGGACATGTGATTCTCCAAGCCCCAAACATGGTGGCAAACCGTGTCATGGTGAAGAGCAAAAATTTGACCTCTGCAGGACTTTAGCCAAGTGTCCAAGTAAGTAGTGTGATACAAAGAAAGTCTGATCTAAGCCATTCTTTTTAAATGCTTACATAAATGGTACAACCCAgtagacacacaacatcataagacgttaatattaggttagatttaggttgccagcgtctaaggataatattattttgatgtccaataacgacgtgaaatgaatatttggttgattttatgttgtgttggaaagtgaacaaaatccaaTGTTAAGCCACATTCTTTGATcaacgtcatgttgatgtcaaatactgacatttatttgtcaggtatgggaaataaaatccagcgtctgatagacatcatagtggtaacgtctacacaacgtcaagctgtaacatcattagacgctgatgttttgtttttttaggttgtgttggaaagtgactaaaatgcaACGTCTGTTCGACATTGTTGGACATTGACAtgggcctgatgttgggttctgacatcaacccgattcttatttacaaacaaaatacaacatgCCATgaagttggggtacaacgtcaatctgacatcatgttgatgttctgtgcctgctgggaagaacCTAAAAAAGAGCCCTTTTTAAAAATAGAGCCACAAAATGACATTGGGTGatataaagtattttattatttttttaatagaacaaaataataaaagttgaaaGTACACAGACACATAAAATAGAAGCAAGTATAAAACACAAGCTCCAACTCAAGCCTAAGTCACCCAACAATAATTGAACACTAAATAATAGTTAAAATACCAATAGCAGCAAAGAAGACATGTTCTTGGTTTGCTATAAACCAACTTTAAATTTCAGCAATTATTTTGCAGAAATATCAGTACATTTGCCTTCTCTGCATAGTAAAACACCTCTCCTGATTTACTGCAAGTATCTTGGGATTGTTTCAAATAGTAGAATACACATTATATTATGACAGAGtatttataaatctttttttttttaccttctaACCACAATGTACCTTCCAAtatctaaaaaatgtatttgtttttttaaagtacagCAGCTGATATCCACAATTCTCTTCACATTTGCACTTGTCAAATCATCGCATGGTCATTGctgtttctcttctttttttctgactgtgaaacaaatatttgctgaAAAATAAAGCTGTGTGTGCACAATATGCTGgcataaaattacaattattagtaACCTGTAATTATAGTAACAGATAACTGTTTTAAAATGCTGTTCATAGTTTTTAGCATGCCAGATTTCATTCAACAGGGCATTTAAGTGGTAGAAATCAGGCAGCAGCATCTGTTCTGATTCATAGgtgggcccacacggaatctgtgcccgcagaattccgcagatttttagcccatcattaattctgtttatttacttgagtaaatgtgtgtaaatttatatttattcagtttttttattaattacagtaatattattgactaatgtggaaatgttcatctgatttatgtacaatgcagttttaaagtaatattttctgtcttttagtagagatattatatatattatatgagagtcttgctttgtttaacaaataaagtgcatctaattggatttgcattttaaacattaaataaaagttaaaacaaattaaggttttagttatgatactcccaaaataattctgcagaaatccacagatttttaccaaaattctcagcagaaatagcaaaaattgtccgcagattctgtctggccctattcATAGGTCATATAGGTACTGCTGCCACACTTGGCACTGGGTTTCagttagtgctgcacaatatatcgtttctgtATCGATATCAacgtgtgtgtctgcaatagacACATCGCAGAATATGAAATGTTGAgtagggattatagttgatcagcacaacaaCTGAGAATACTTGAGATTTGCTGGATGGAGTACTTGATGGAGTCGCTTGCATTCGTTTtgaaggcatttcaagagagtttaaagcattcagacatAAATGTACAAGATttgtaaaatatacttttttatttacaacactttgtttacCTCATGTGACCCAACTACATGAGCTTTTttatataaactgaaataaaatcaggAAGAGTATCTTACAATCAGATCAAATCAACTAAATTCCTCTTGACACAACAAAGAtggtaaagtaaaaaaacaaagttagcattacgataaatttactgtttatttaaaaattgacTGTTCAACAAGGCGTAGGAGGTGGCACGAATACAATGaaattgataataaaaatgtcatgagACTTGAAACTAAAACCGCCAGTAGGTTGAGTCAAATCTCCGTCTTTGTCACTGAATTATTAGTTTAATTGAGTTCTTGAGCTGATTCATTCACTAATGTTCTTCTGAATGAACAACTCAGAAATTGTCTCATATcaaacccaggtagcaaagaattctggcccagatttggcataaatctggcacagcaggcattcatccggcactgacatacagcatgtgggccgaacatggccctggtttggcagaggtggcaccgtctttaaggtggcacacaataTTTGGGCCAGATCATAAATAAAGTATTtcgcccagatgttaaaaattgatatgtgggccatgtaagttcggcctatcttgacccacttttaaaatacattttattattttcaaataaagaaaaacaattctaccaatcaggtcactttTAGAAAAAGCACGCTCATAGCACGCataaagtgcaatgattcatgggtttatcaatttcattagAGTCATGACACGCCAACAAatttggcccagttcaggctcagttatgggttattaacttgactgagacttggcccagatatggtccatgctTGCCCTTGTCTGAAAGCccgacttggtccagtcatgtactgtaatttactGAGGTATGCAGGCCAAGCAAAAGcggattgtgtgggccagagctgggccagaaatATTGTGCTATGTGGGAAGCTCAAGATTCAATTCTAAAACAAAACATGGTATGGAGATGTGCAGCGGCTGAGCTGTTTGGAAGCATTTTCAAGAAAACCGAGCAACATTTGGAGAACAGTGATTCTGAAAAATGCATTCGGATATTAGGGATaataattaagtttaattttagAAACAGGGAACCTACAATCTGCTGTAACTTAGATATTACCAGTGAAACTTGGGTCGCTAAAGTAAATGTTAGCAAGCCCTGTTAACTGTGTTGGTGGGATGGTGGTTTTACAAAGGGGATGCTTTTTGTCAATTCGAGCACTGGTTATAAATGGACCTTGgagtattaaataaatgcaattccTGACTCATAATTCATAACCATTTTCTCCCTCTTTTTGTCTGCCAGTACATGGGATGTGGACAGAATGGAGTGAGTGGAGTAATTGTAAATCGCCTTCCACTAGAAAAATCACATGCAGAACCAGGGAGGGAACCCGAAGGAAATTACGGGACTGTGTTGGTACAGAACACGAAGGAAAACTCTGTGATGGAGAAATTGTTGAACATGGCAGCTGCTATGACATTGATGAGTGTGATAGTAAGTGCCAAGAAAAATCACTGCTGCTTTCAAAATGGCCTTTTgtctaatacattttaaaaaacaaacagtacaaaccatttgaaatgtgtatatatatatatatatactatttatgtgggaacaagcaaaaaataactaattagaaACATGATTATAAAcgatttaaagggcacctctgataaaaatcaacttttgtaagctgtttggacagaactttgtgttggtatagtgtgtccactgtcatattggagtgatataaacacaagtctctttttttttttttatttcctgacgttaaaataggacccaaatcccagtgattttgaggcccactgcaacgtgatgtaggagcgtggttttccccgcccactgaaaagattgacaggcaccatgttgctataataacatgtacacaGTATAGACATGTCCACAGAAAAAAGaattttgcaaagaaactgggattaaaatatctgctctctgtgattttttataagttttattagtttaaaatgtttttaaaacagagcatgtttgtaataaagacagtaagcCGCATAGTTTCAGTAAACGTGAACTCAGCTTTCCAAATTGATAGCACTTTCTGACTGTGTTCAGTGAAAGGCATCCTGTCCGAGTGGAGCGAGTGGAGTTACTGCAAACCTGACTGTGGACAAGACTCCAAACAAACCAGAAGCAGAAAATGTGTTCCTGACATTTCTGAATACCAGTAAGAGAGAAAAACATCTATTTACTTCCACTTCATGTGTACTGTTGGTTGTAAAGTGTTTCATGAtgcatttacattttctttggtGTTTCTGATCTGCTATAGATCTGATGACTACAGTCTTTTCTATGGGAAGCCGGTCATTAATTGTGAGAAAGTGAAGGATGAAACCGAAACAAGACTATGCAAAAATGTCCCTCAGTGCTAAGACAAGGTTGTAATATTATTCTGAAAGCACATTCGTTTCAGCTAATTgaaggaaattattattattattaatattattataatcttaactataatttatattaaaattaaatgtatttatttaactataattataatttattatcttaatatttgttcagtttttcagGATGAGCACAGAAGATGGTGAAGATAAAAGGACCAGTTGCTGTAGACGGTAAACTCTCCAGCAGGAGGAAgaaactttaaagggatagttcaccaaaaatgacaatttattcactttttactcaccttcaagtggttccaaaatgTGTAagataatattttgaagaaagatgaaaacacaTCCATGGTAGGAAAACAAACACCATggaagttaaaggtgcagtaggtgatctgcctaaatgctatctGTTcccataatatctttgaaaacatgatccctcccctgctgtccaaagccacgcctcctgaaatcacaaacacacacacattacagatgACAGAGaaccactagatcatgtcatttgccagttagaacattttatagtactttataatactataatccgaatgaaaaactgtaactgttcaaattacaccagagttactgaccACTACTCTATTTCATTTTGAAATTTATTCCCACtccgcaagaaatctggttggGTCCCGCGGCTCCTGTGGATTGCTGGTCTCACTCCCTCACGCgatttgtcctaaagcgactacttaGTGGTTGGCCAGCAGACTGAAGGAATTACACttgttactaagccatacttgcatgctatttcagaccgactATTCAGTGTAGAATGGTGAACAATATAGGAGgagcatcacaggttgtcattgttaaaaaatgaaccaatgtgaatactaaatcaacttcacctcagtaaagcaggctaggccaAATAGCGCTAtctacttatgttttgttgttaaactaaataaaaatctacattattgatgctgttaaAGGTCCCTTATaaggatttcagtggctgaacaacacttctgtgcatttaACCCATTTGTAAAACgccacaatctacatcagctttgcgtgactaaaatataagtttttaaacataacattacctgtctaaaaagaaatacttcagccatggtgtcgtccttcctacagcatgcaaaactaactccaatattgattcagtattagtttttaccactctctctctctctctctctctctcgtgtgcaGGTGAACGGCCAAAGGCAGATCTGCATGAACAGCtgtgcagttgtacaaatctacattagctgacagacagtttgggctacttatcagaattatgggaattatcagccagacaatatgtatttaaatgaacatttttttagtcttatgccttacccagaatataaaaatacatataaatacatttagatcatttcctttaataattactattggaatgtgaagagactttcaaccagcacaaaaaaaaaaaatgtttctgaagacattcacttactgcacctttaatagttACTGGTTTTAAGTTTTCTTCAAAtgttatcttcttttgtgtccaactcTGATAATAGATTTTTTCCGTTTTTTGGTGAATTTCCTTTTAACATGCCCGTCTGTAGAAATATACTATCAACAGAAAAATACTTGCTTTGTTAGCCTTATTTGTTAAATGGATTGAATTTGTTGCTGGATAAGGCGCTATGTTGTGAACTCTGCCTTACTGCCATAATAAAGTATTAATGCAATATGTTGTAGTTCGTGTGAAAAATTTGTTTctgaatttacatttataaacctGGTTAGTCAGATGGAAAAATGAatcgagccagccaggagtcgaacctagaatcttctgatccgtagtcagacgcgttatccattgcgccactggcccgaTGGATTTCTGAGGGACCACGTGGCTCTAAATAGTATGGATACAACAATCCGTCAACAATCCGTCACATTACGTCGCATTTGTCGGACGGTTGTTGACAGAAAGTGATTGAAACCTCAACCCAATTTAAACACATAGAAATTAAAATTAGTAACTAATCCGTGTGGCATGTACCGTGAAGGGTACCATGAAGTAGCCGCGGCTGTAACTTACCCGTTCTAGACTTCCACTTTTTCGACCGTGTACGATTGACGCTGCTCACATTTAAGAGCAGGATGATTAAAGTCGGTCTTGGTATGCCAGAAAATTCTGTGTTCTGGTAAAATCTGTAGTATATCAGTCTAGAGATCTCAATATTTCCGAAAGTTAATAGATGACAATTTTTCGGCCCTACAGATTCGACCGCTAGAGGGCGGTGCAGCATTTGAAATGAGCTCTACGCTAGTCTTGACCGTTTAATCACTAAACATTTAAAGCAGTTGAAAAGGCTAACATTACGCGTTTGAACGTCAAGCTATACTTTTTGGAGAATTACGCCATATAAGGATGAGGTCGACGCAACATATAGATACGAGAAACCATCTCCACAGTATTCACTCaccagccgaaatagctcagttgggagagcgttagactgaagatctaaaggtccctggttcgatcccgggtttcggcattTTGATCCTTTAAAGGAACACACAACATAAGGTCAGCAGTAGCTCAGAGTAAACTGTATTTGtcggttgtttttttttttttaaaggccaaAATGGATGGTGAATACACGTGTTCCTTACCTCTGAATCTTTATAACACGCATACGTCATATGTATACTTATTTAAGCCCCGCCCTCCTAATATCTAATAACCgtttccgtagtgtagtggttatcacgttcgccCCCGGTTCGAAACCGGGcggaaacaacattttttttttttaccaaatcattTTAAAGTAGTTGTTACTCTCTATAGGACAAATCCATTTAACTTTTACTACAGAGATACTGTAATCATTCTACGATATGCTCAAATGGCTTTTTGCATTAAAAGAAGTGCCACCAtacctaatttaatttaattttcatgcCCAAACGTTCTTTAAAACATTCATAATCAAGGCAGTCTGATATAACCATGTTCCACAAAGCAAAGAGACTTAGGTGATCGTCTTAAATTAATGTGTTTTGGGGCTTGTAATGTCATCACTGGGATACAtcaatacacatacactacggtcaatttagcttactcacTTCACctaaactgcatgtctttggattgtgggggaaactggagcatccggaggaaaccccacgcgaacacggggagaacatgcaaactccacacagaaatgccaactgacccagccaaggctcgaaccagcagccttcttgctgtgaggtgattgtgctagtttaacatgcttttttatgaataaaataactaTCATGGAAGAATGAATATTCAGTAAATTTATTATACAAATAGGAGTATTGCAAGCATTCTGTCTAGCAAGTCTCTCCATAGGGTATGAGTAAAATACTATCATACAGAACCAAACCAAAATCAACATCCATATCCTATACACAACGCCGAACAGAAATCATAACCTCTTTCCAGGAAAGGCCTTTTTTAGTCCATTTGCAGGTTTATAATTTTAGCACTtagaaaagggagaaaaaaaagaacactTGGTATTAAGACATAAAGACCGAGTCTAAAAGATCTCCAATGAAAAGCATTCTGCTAAAGGCATTAAACACTTTTGTAATACTTATGCTTTTTGTTTATAACAGCTGGGATCATTGATTGTTGCCTTTTAAAGACAAAGTTGTTATGGCAACAGACAAAGATGGATGAAggcaattaaattatatttacacaAAAATGGCTAATTTAGTGAAACGAGGCATTTCCGCAACAATGGTGAGGATAAGAAACACCCAATAACCAGCCATCCTCCATTTGGATCTTAATAGGAGTTTCACTACTTGGGTCAAATAGCTGCTGTACACCGTAGAGGAGGAGAGTTCTACTAGTATTTCAGAGACCAAATTATGATTAGGGTTGAATGTTACATTTTCTACAACGGAAGGTTTCACATTGATGGGATACTGGATAATGCATCAGCACCTTCATGTCTAGTGAAATGTCTTGTACAAATAAAAAGTCAAGGCTTAGGGTTTGTATAAAGCACAACTGACAATATCAGCATACCATACACACTGTTGCTGCTGGCAATGTAAAACAAACTTAGGAATTAATTTCTGAGGGTATCATCTCAAAAGCTTGAGTAAACATTCTCTTTACAACAAATCACGATAACCTCTGAAGAAGTCGAAGAGACCCTTTTCATCTATAGTAAATATtgcacacaaagaaaaaaaaaaacaatcttgttGCTCTGTCTCTGGTAAGTGAGGCTACTATAACAGGTTTTACGTGTCCACAATGTGCCTTTCGAACGTGTTATTTACATAATGAAATGAGACACTAACTGGCCTGCCCTTTCAAAGGATAATAAAGTGCAATTAAAAAATGATACAGTACAATGAAAGGGCTTGACTTGAAAAATTGGACAAGGAAAAAGACAAAATGAGAAAGTAAGCTAAGTCACTAAGCTTTGGTTGTTAAAGCAAATCAGGTTCAATAAAGCGTGTGTAAAGCACAAAGGTATCTTGTGACTCGGCAAGGTACAGTAAAACTTGATTCTGGGTCCGCAGCTGGTTTCTAGGAAAGATCTACTACATCTCAGAATCAGGAAGCAGAGGGCGAGATGGCAATGGGTGTTGTTGGTGAGGGAATGGTGTTTGTCAGATTATAGGTTGAGTTCGGGAAGGCACCCTGAGAGGGCTGTACATTGAGGAAAGGGGGCCTAGTGCTGGGCGTTTGGGGGGATGTTGCTGCTGTGGTTGGGGAGTCCAAGCTGACTTCGTCTCCTTCCTCTGAGTCCCATACCTCACTCTGAAGGTAGTCTGCAAAGAGGGCTTTGGCTCGCTGCAGAATGCGCCCGAGGTTGTGGCGACGGACCAATCGGTCAAAGTGCATGGCCAGCTCATTGTAATCCAGGCTGTTTTTAATAATGTGGTCACGGTGTTCCAGAAGGATAGAGAGGCAAAGGAAAAGCATGAATGGATTCCCTTTTCCAAATTCTTGGGGAGGGGGGAGTGAGCAGGGCTTAATTCCACCTCCTTCTGGCTTGTTTGTGTTTGGAGAGCTTACTCCAGACCCAGTAGGTCTGCAGGGTGAGGGGAGATTGCTGGAGAATGCCTTGGGCAAAGACGGGGACTTCCCGAAGGGTAAAACCGGTGATGAGAGAAGCGAACGGTTGTAACCTTGTGATGGAGATGCCAGTAATGATTTCCCTGGAACCACTGATGGGGACTGAGCCCCAGTTCCATTTAATACAGGTTGTGAAGATGCAAACCCCCCAGAAGGTTTATCAGGAGACAAGGCTTTTTCTCCACTAGAAGAAGAGGATGTGCATTTTGACAAGGCATCAGGAGATGCTGTTCTCCAACTGGATGCAGAATTAGATGACTGATTGGAGCTACTTTTCCAGTTTGGTAGACCGGAAGGAAGAGTTGACAGAGGGGAAGCTGCCTGACCATTAGGGGAGTCTCTCTGTCCAGGAGATGATGGTGTAAGATTACTCATAAGAGGTTCCTGCTCTCCTGGGTCGTCCTCACTTTCCTCTGTTGACTGACGGACTGAGAATGGCAGCGTGGAGTGTGCAGACTGAAATTGTACTGGA encodes the following:
- the cfp gene encoding properdin is translated as MNLNLLWILLLGIYVQQSASQMVQCFSAFSISTGKCADLLGEVEKDFCCVNPSYGFTGADGVCKSCGRAAWSEWSSWSECSVSCTEGVTQRRRFCYGIGNCLDPEDWGTIQTKPCVKKDCCPEDGGWSKWGNWQPCSVTCQKGQKKRQRVCSNPAPKCGGSCSGEAQEIDSCSVDTICPTHGAWSNWGNWGPCPVTCIEEGRRTQKEIRTRTCTNPSPSTVPPGRFCEGSEKDTRPCSGLPFCPVDGSWGSWSGSSPCSVTCGVGRQMQSRTCDSPSPKHGGKPCHGEEQKFDLCRTLAKCPIHGMWTEWSEWSNCKSPSTRKITCRTREGTRRKLRDCVGTEHEGKLCDGEIVEHGSCYDIDECDMKGILSEWSEWSYCKPDCGQDSKQTRSRKCVPDISEYQSDDYSLFYGKPVINCEKVKDETETRLCKNVPQC